A stretch of Streptomyces vietnamensis DNA encodes these proteins:
- a CDS encoding ABC transporter permease, with protein MLAYIIRRLFAVVVMLLVVTLVTLSIFFLIPKMTGSDPAAMFVGKQADPASIEAIRQKLGLGDPILVQFWHFVSGIFVGRDYTGGGDTIHCAAPCFGYSFRTEQDVSTMLADAFPVTLSMVIGAAVLWLVMGVATGVVSALKRGTIIDRAAMITALAGVSLPIFFTAMLAMLVFRTQLGWVDASYVPITESFTGWFGGLLLPWVTLAFLYAAMYARLTRATMLEVLGEDYIRTARAKGLPESVVLGKHAMRSTMTPILTIFGMDLGALIGGAILTETAFSLHGLGGLAIKGVSERDLPLILAVTLITAACVVLANLVVDLLYAVIDPRVRLA; from the coding sequence ATGCTTGCATACATAATCCGACGGCTTTTCGCAGTCGTCGTGATGCTGCTCGTCGTCACGCTCGTGACGCTCAGCATCTTCTTCCTCATCCCCAAGATGACCGGCAGTGATCCTGCCGCGATGTTCGTCGGCAAGCAGGCGGATCCGGCTTCCATCGAGGCCATCCGGCAGAAGCTCGGCCTGGGCGATCCGATCCTGGTGCAGTTCTGGCACTTCGTCTCGGGCATCTTCGTCGGCCGGGACTACACCGGCGGCGGCGACACGATCCACTGCGCCGCGCCCTGCTTCGGCTACTCGTTCCGTACCGAGCAGGACGTGTCGACGATGCTCGCCGACGCCTTCCCGGTCACCCTGTCCATGGTCATCGGCGCCGCCGTGCTGTGGCTGGTCATGGGTGTCGCCACGGGCGTGGTCTCCGCGCTCAAGCGGGGCACGATCATCGACCGCGCCGCGATGATCACCGCGCTCGCCGGTGTCTCGCTCCCCATCTTCTTCACCGCCATGCTGGCGATGCTCGTCTTCCGCACCCAGCTCGGCTGGGTCGACGCCTCGTACGTGCCGATCACCGAGTCGTTCACCGGCTGGTTCGGCGGCCTGCTCCTCCCCTGGGTCACCCTGGCCTTCCTGTACGCGGCGATGTACGCGCGCCTCACCCGCGCCACCATGCTGGAGGTCCTCGGCGAGGACTACATCCGCACCGCGCGGGCCAAGGGCCTGCCGGAGTCGGTCGTGCTCGGCAAGCACGCCATGCGCTCCACCATGACCCCCATCCTGACCATCTTCGGCATGGACCTCGGCGCCCTCATCGGCGGCGCGATCCTGACCGAGACCGCGTTCAGCCTCCACGGACTCGGCGGCCTCGCCATCAAGGGCGTGAGCGAGCGTGACCTGCCGCTGATCCTGGCCGTCACCCTCATCACCGCCGCCTGCGTCGTCCTCGCGAACCTCGTGGTGGACCTGCTGTACGCGGTGATCGACCCCCGAGTGAGGCTCGCATGA
- a CDS encoding trimeric intracellular cation channel family protein: protein MLHELFTPSVQHALDLVGIFVFAISGALLAVRKNFDVFGIAVLAEVTALGGGLFRDLIIGAVPPAAFTDLGYFLMPLIATAFVFFLHPEVERTQTAVNVFDAAGLGLFCVTGTTKAYDYGLGLTSSAALGLATAVGGGVLRDVLANEVPSLLRWDRDLYAVPAIVGATMVVLCIRFDALNAFTSGAAVLTAFTLRLLAMRYHWRAPRAWNRRSSASEVDAEKATAQ from the coding sequence GTGCTCCACGAATTGTTCACCCCCTCCGTCCAACACGCCCTCGACCTCGTCGGCATCTTCGTCTTCGCCATCTCCGGCGCCCTCCTCGCCGTCCGCAAGAACTTCGACGTCTTCGGCATCGCCGTCCTCGCCGAGGTCACCGCCCTCGGCGGCGGTCTCTTCCGCGACCTGATCATCGGCGCCGTACCCCCCGCCGCCTTCACGGACCTCGGCTACTTCCTGATGCCGCTGATCGCGACGGCCTTCGTCTTCTTCCTGCACCCGGAGGTCGAGCGCACCCAGACCGCGGTGAACGTCTTCGACGCGGCCGGCCTGGGCCTCTTCTGCGTCACGGGGACGACGAAGGCGTACGACTACGGCCTCGGCCTCACCTCCTCCGCCGCGCTCGGCCTCGCCACGGCCGTGGGCGGCGGTGTGCTGCGCGACGTGCTGGCCAACGAGGTGCCGTCGCTGCTGCGCTGGGACCGGGACCTGTACGCCGTCCCGGCGATCGTGGGCGCGACGATGGTCGTGCTCTGCATCCGGTTCGACGCGCTCAACGCGTTCACGAGCGGCGCCGCCGTCCTCACGGCCTTCACGCTCCGGCTCCTGGCGATGCGCTACCACTGGCGCGCGCCCCGCGCCTGGAACCGCCGTTCCTCCGCCAGCGAGGTGGACGCCGAAAAAGCTACCGCTCAGTAG
- a CDS encoding N-acetylmuramoyl-L-alanine amidase, whose translation MGSKPKGTGDGAGGRRVGRRAVLIGGAAAAVGTVALARDELGRLWWRLPGMEKKRVEGELDHKGAEWTSAARANWRRADRPDDYTIDRVVIHVVQGSYASALKVFKDPSHGAAAHYVVRKDGHVAQMIRELDVAFHAGNRDMNERSIGIEHEGFVDRPQDFTAAMYEGSARLTADICARYGIPVDREHIIGHVEVEGTDHTDPGPHWDWDRYMALVRKARAKLG comes from the coding sequence ATGGGGAGCAAGCCGAAGGGCACGGGGGACGGGGCGGGCGGGCGGCGCGTGGGGCGGCGGGCCGTGCTGATCGGCGGCGCGGCCGCCGCGGTGGGCACGGTCGCGCTGGCCAGGGACGAGCTGGGCCGGCTCTGGTGGCGGCTGCCGGGGATGGAGAAGAAGCGGGTCGAGGGCGAGCTGGACCACAAGGGCGCCGAGTGGACGTCGGCGGCGCGGGCGAACTGGCGGCGGGCCGACCGGCCGGACGACTACACGATCGACCGGGTCGTGATCCATGTCGTCCAGGGCAGCTACGCCTCCGCCCTGAAGGTCTTCAAGGACCCCTCGCACGGGGCGGCCGCGCACTACGTGGTCCGCAAGGACGGTCATGTGGCGCAGATGATCCGCGAGCTCGACGTGGCCTTCCACGCCGGGAACCGCGACATGAACGAGCGGAGCATCGGCATCGAGCACGAGGGCTTCGTCGACCGGCCGCAGGACTTCACGGCGGCGATGTACGAGGGCTCGGCACGGCTCACGGCCGACATATGCGCGCGGTACGGGATACCCGTGGACCGGGAGCACATCATCGGGCACGTCGAGGTCGAGGGCACCGACCACACCGATCCCGGTCCGCACTGGGACTGGGACCGGTACATGGCGCTCGTGCGGAAGGCCCGCGCGAAGCTCGGCTGA
- a CDS encoding ABC transporter ATP-binding protein — MEPLLKVTGLQKHFPIRKGLLQRQTGAVKAVDGLDFEVYPGETLGVVGESGCGKSTMGRLITRLLEPTGGKIEFQGTDISHLGVSGMRPLRRDVQMIFQDPYGSLNPRHTVGSIVSAPFKLQGVEPEGGVKKEVQRLLSLVGLNPEHYNRYPHEFSGGQRQRIGIARALALKPKLVVADEPVSALDVSIQAQVVNLLDDLQDELGLTYVFIAHDLSVVRHVSDRIAVMYLGKIVELADRKSLYESPMHPYTRALMSAVPIPDPRRKGVKSERILLQGDVPSPIAPPPGCRFHTRCWKATDLCRTQEPPLLELRPGQRVACHHPENAEGLTIPEPRESVDVTITKTPEPTEPKAPKPTEPEAPAKAEAPESAESEAEASEAAAEDDAPKA, encoded by the coding sequence ATGGAACCCCTGCTGAAGGTCACCGGCCTGCAGAAGCACTTCCCCATCCGGAAGGGCCTGCTCCAGCGTCAGACCGGTGCGGTCAAGGCGGTCGACGGGCTCGACTTCGAGGTCTACCCCGGTGAGACGCTCGGCGTCGTCGGCGAGTCCGGCTGCGGCAAGTCGACGATGGGCCGGCTCATCACCCGCCTCCTCGAACCGACCGGCGGGAAGATCGAGTTCCAGGGCACGGACATCTCGCACCTCGGCGTCTCGGGCATGCGCCCGCTGCGCCGGGACGTCCAGATGATCTTCCAGGACCCGTACGGCTCGCTGAACCCGCGCCACACGGTCGGCTCGATCGTCTCGGCCCCCTTCAAGCTCCAGGGCGTCGAGCCCGAGGGCGGCGTGAAGAAGGAGGTCCAGCGCCTGCTCAGCCTGGTGGGCCTGAACCCCGAGCACTACAACCGCTACCCGCACGAGTTCTCCGGCGGCCAGCGCCAGCGCATCGGCATCGCCCGCGCCCTGGCCCTGAAGCCGAAGCTGGTCGTCGCGGACGAGCCGGTCTCCGCCCTGGACGTCTCCATCCAGGCGCAGGTGGTCAACCTCCTGGACGACCTCCAGGACGAGCTGGGCCTCACCTACGTGTTCATCGCCCACGACCTCTCGGTCGTCCGGCACGTCTCGGACCGCATCGCGGTGATGTACCTGGGCAAGATCGTGGAGCTCGCGGACCGCAAGTCCCTGTACGAGTCCCCGATGCACCCGTACACCCGGGCCCTGATGTCCGCGGTCCCGATCCCGGACCCGCGCCGCAAGGGCGTCAAGAGCGAGCGCATCCTGCTCCAGGGCGACGTCCCGTCCCCGATCGCCCCGCCGCCGGGCTGCCGCTTCCACACCCGCTGCTGGAAGGCCACGGATCTCTGCCGCACCCAGGAGCCCCCGCTCCTGGAGCTCCGCCCGGGCCAGCGCGTGGCCTGCCACCACCCGGAGAACGCGGAGGGCCTGACGATCCCGGAGCCCCGCGAGTCGGTGGACGTCACGATCACGAAGACCCCGGAACCGACCGAGCCGAAGGCCCCGAAGCCGACCGAGCCGGAGGCCCCGGCCAAGGCCGAGGCGCCGGAGTCGGCCGAGTCGGAGGCCGAGGCCTCCGAGGCCGCCGCCGAGGACGACGCGCCGAAGGCGTGA
- a CDS encoding alpha/beta fold hydrolase yields MDEVSTMLSGVRGRVVSRDGTEIAYERYGDGRAVVLVDGADGGGRALAGLLARRFSVVTYERRGPGPVEREIEDLAAVLEAAGPGAAVHGTETGGALALAGAAAGLPVGAVSVYEPEPLADGLVAAVHARVLVVDGGASPAATRHAARALTAALPRARHRTLTGQTHEVAPHVLAPVLEEFLEGPL; encoded by the coding sequence ATGGACGAGGTGAGCACCATGCTGAGCGGGGTCCGGGGCCGGGTCGTGTCGCGGGACGGTACGGAGATCGCGTACGAGCGGTACGGAGACGGCCGGGCCGTCGTGTTGGTGGACGGGGCGGACGGGGGCGGGCGGGCGCTGGCCGGGCTGCTCGCCCGGCGCTTCTCCGTCGTGACGTACGAGCGGCGCGGGCCCGGCCCGGTGGAGCGGGAGATCGAGGACCTGGCGGCCGTCCTGGAGGCGGCGGGCCCGGGCGCGGCCGTGCACGGCACGGAGACCGGCGGGGCGCTCGCGCTCGCGGGCGCGGCGGCCGGGCTGCCGGTGGGCGCGGTGTCGGTGTACGAGCCGGAGCCGCTCGCGGACGGGCTCGTGGCGGCGGTCCACGCGCGCGTGCTCGTGGTCGACGGGGGCGCGAGCCCGGCGGCGACCCGGCACGCGGCCCGTGCCCTGACGGCGGCCCTCCCCCGGGCCCGGCACCGCACCCTCACGGGCCAGACGCACGAGGTGGCCCCGCACGTCCTGGCGCCGGTGCTGGAGGAGTTCCTGGAGGGGCCGCTCTAG
- a CDS encoding TIGR00730 family Rossman fold protein produces MNICVFLSAADLDERYTAAARDFATRLGKAGHTLVWGGSDTGLMKVVADGVQEAGGRLVGVSVDFLAHKARPNADQMVIAGDLAERKALLLAKSDAIVVMVGGTGTLDEATEILELKKHGKHSKPVVLLNTAGFYDGLKAQFHRMEDEGFLPRPLSELVFFAEDGPTALAHLEAEIAAR; encoded by the coding sequence ATGAACATCTGCGTCTTCCTCTCCGCCGCCGACCTCGACGAGCGGTACACGGCCGCCGCACGCGACTTCGCCACCCGTCTCGGCAAGGCCGGCCACACCCTGGTCTGGGGCGGCTCCGACACCGGCCTGATGAAGGTCGTCGCGGACGGCGTCCAGGAGGCGGGCGGCCGGCTCGTCGGTGTCTCCGTCGACTTCCTCGCCCACAAGGCCCGCCCGAACGCCGACCAGATGGTCATCGCCGGGGACCTGGCCGAGCGCAAGGCCCTGCTCCTCGCCAAGTCCGACGCGATCGTGGTCATGGTCGGCGGCACCGGCACCCTCGACGAGGCCACCGAGATCCTGGAGCTGAAGAAGCACGGCAAGCACTCCAAGCCGGTCGTCCTCCTCAACACGGCGGGCTTCTACGACGGCCTGAAGGCCCAGTTCCACCGCATGGAGGACGAGGGTTTCCTGCCCCGCCCCCTCTCCGAGCTCGTCTTCTTCGCCGAGGACGGTCCGACGGCCCTCGCCCACCTGGAGGCGGAGATCGCCGCCCGCTGA
- a CDS encoding SDR family oxidoreductase has product MVRMATHVITGAGSGIGAAVARRLHARGDELVLHARDAGRAKELAAQFPGARTLVGDLADPDRLSWAFSHQSLPDRVDSLLHIAGVVDLGPIGELTPKTWHHQLNVNLVAPAELTRHFLPQLRVSQGHVVFVNSGAGLNAHAEWAAYAASKHGLKALADSLRHEEHANGVRVTSVYPGRTASPMQAKVHQQEGKEYDPSRWIDPESVATAIITAIDLPRDAEINDLTVRPGR; this is encoded by the coding sequence ATGGTGCGCATGGCTACACATGTGATCACCGGAGCGGGTTCCGGCATCGGCGCGGCCGTCGCGCGTCGCCTCCACGCGCGCGGGGACGAACTCGTGCTCCACGCGCGCGACGCGGGGCGGGCGAAGGAGCTCGCCGCGCAGTTCCCCGGCGCGCGGACGCTCGTCGGGGACCTCGCCGACCCGGACCGGCTGTCCTGGGCGTTCTCGCACCAGAGCCTCCCGGACCGGGTGGACAGCCTGCTGCACATCGCGGGCGTCGTCGACCTCGGGCCGATCGGGGAGCTCACCCCGAAGACCTGGCACCACCAGCTGAACGTCAACCTGGTCGCCCCGGCCGAGCTGACCCGGCACTTCCTGCCCCAGCTGAGGGTCTCCCAGGGCCACGTCGTCTTCGTGAACTCGGGCGCCGGGCTCAACGCGCACGCCGAGTGGGCCGCGTACGCCGCCTCCAAGCACGGCCTCAAGGCCCTCGCGGACTCCCTGCGCCACGAGGAACACGCCAACGGCGTGCGGGTCACCTCGGTCTACCCGGGCCGCACCGCCAGCCCCATGCAGGCCAAGGTCCACCAGCAGGAGGGCAAGGAGTACGACCCGTCCCGCTGGATCGACCCCGAGTCCGTCGCGACGGCGATCATCACCGCGATCGACCTGCCGCGCGACGCGGAGATCAACGACCTGACGGTTCGTCCGGGGCGATAG
- a CDS encoding thioesterase family protein, with amino-acid sequence MSTSTETAVAAASEFDRDTAVTLREPGVYDADLSAGWTIIHAVNGGYLLALLGRALGDHLPHPDPFTISAHYLTPSVPGPAVIRTETVRTGRTLSTGQASLFQYAEDGTEVERIRVLASYGDLDALPDDVRTSAAPPAMAAIENCFSAADNPAPRIPGSSAIADRLDLRLDPACVGWAVGAPSGKGEMRAWFGLADGREPDPLSLLLAVDALPPTSFELGLKGWTPTVELTTHVRCRPAPGPLRVSITTRNLAGGFLEEDAEVWDSANRLVAQSRQLARAPRD; translated from the coding sequence ATGAGCACGAGCACCGAGACCGCCGTCGCCGCCGCGAGCGAGTTCGACCGCGACACCGCCGTCACCCTCCGGGAACCCGGCGTCTACGACGCCGACCTCTCCGCCGGCTGGACGATCATCCACGCCGTCAACGGCGGCTACCTCCTCGCCCTGCTCGGCCGCGCCCTCGGCGACCACCTCCCGCACCCGGACCCGTTCACGATCTCGGCGCACTACCTCACGCCGTCCGTGCCGGGCCCCGCGGTGATCCGGACGGAGACCGTCCGCACGGGCCGGACGCTCTCCACGGGCCAGGCCTCGCTCTTCCAGTACGCCGAGGACGGCACCGAGGTCGAGCGCATCCGCGTCCTCGCCTCGTACGGGGACCTCGACGCCCTCCCCGACGACGTCCGCACCTCCGCGGCGCCGCCGGCGATGGCCGCGATCGAGAACTGCTTCAGCGCCGCCGACAACCCGGCCCCGAGGATCCCCGGCTCGTCCGCGATCGCGGACCGCCTCGACCTCCGCCTCGACCCGGCCTGCGTGGGCTGGGCGGTCGGCGCGCCTTCGGGCAAGGGCGAGATGCGGGCCTGGTTCGGCCTGGCCGACGGCCGCGAGCCGGACCCCCTGTCCCTGCTGCTCGCGGTGGACGCCCTGCCGCCGACCTCCTTCGAACTGGGCCTCAAGGGCTGGACCCCGACGGTGGAGCTCACCACCCACGTCCGCTGCCGCCCGGCGCCGGGCCCCCTCCGCGTCTCGATCACCACGCGGAACCTGGCGGGCGGCTTCCTGGAGGAGGACGCGGAGGTCTGGGACAGCGCGAACCGCCTGGTGGCCCAGTCCCGCCAACTGGCCCGCGCCCCGCGCGACTGA
- a CDS encoding methionine synthase encodes MDDTKLWGPATGVGSLPGGDAREAAKAATGSFEDFPFLPELPARGPGADMIGRTIGMLVDLYAHVEPSGWRISDRPGRDTKRARSWLGEDLDALEEFTQGYEGPLKVQAVGPWTLAAALELRGGEAALGDAGACRDLAGSLAEGLHTHLAELKKRVPGARPVLQLDEPSLIAVLRGQIRTASGYRTHRAVDRQVVESALREVMAVHDGPVIVHSCAPDVPFALLRRAGAAGISFDFSLLTERDEEAIGEAVEGGTKLFAGVVPSTDAPLSDPGGSVMGVRTLWRRLGLNPGTLAESVVVTPTCGLAGASPAYARAALAHCVRAARSLADNPE; translated from the coding sequence ATGGACGACACCAAGCTCTGGGGCCCCGCCACCGGCGTCGGGTCCCTGCCCGGTGGTGACGCGCGCGAGGCCGCCAAGGCCGCCACCGGGTCCTTCGAGGACTTCCCCTTCCTTCCCGAGCTGCCCGCGCGCGGCCCCGGCGCCGACATGATCGGCCGGACGATCGGGATGCTCGTCGACCTGTACGCGCACGTGGAGCCGAGCGGCTGGCGGATCAGCGACCGGCCGGGGCGCGACACCAAGCGGGCCCGCTCCTGGCTCGGCGAGGACCTCGACGCCCTGGAGGAGTTCACCCAGGGGTACGAGGGCCCGCTCAAGGTCCAGGCCGTCGGCCCGTGGACGCTCGCCGCGGCCCTGGAGCTGCGCGGCGGCGAGGCCGCCCTCGGCGACGCCGGCGCCTGCCGCGACCTGGCCGGCTCCCTCGCCGAGGGGCTCCACACGCATCTCGCGGAGCTGAAGAAGCGCGTCCCGGGGGCCCGCCCGGTCCTCCAGCTCGACGAGCCCTCGCTCATCGCCGTACTGCGCGGGCAGATCCGTACCGCCAGCGGCTACCGCACCCACCGGGCCGTCGACCGGCAGGTCGTGGAGAGCGCCCTGCGCGAGGTGATGGCCGTCCACGACGGGCCGGTGATCGTCCACTCCTGCGCGCCCGACGTGCCGTTCGCACTGCTGCGCCGCGCCGGGGCGGCGGGCATCTCGTTCGATTTCTCGCTCCTCACCGAACGTGACGAGGAGGCGATCGGCGAGGCCGTGGAAGGCGGGACGAAGCTCTTCGCCGGTGTGGTGCCGTCCACCGACGCTCCGTTGTCGGACCCGGGCGGTAGCGTCATGGGTGTCAGGACGCTGTGGCGCAGGCTGGGGCTGAATCCGGGGACTCTCGCCGAGTCCGTGGTCGTCACCCCGACGTGCGGTCTCGCGGGTGCTTCGCCCGCCTATGCCCGGGCGGCGCTCGCCCACTGCGTCAGAGCGGCACGGTCGCTCGCGGACAACCCTGAGTAA
- a CDS encoding ABC transporter ATP-binding protein translates to MTDKLTKTGAAVGEPVDTGKSAPSEAFLDVRDLKIHFPTDDGLVKSVDGLSFQLEKGKTLGIVGESGSGKSVTSLGIMGLHTVGQYGRQKAKISGEIWLNGRELLSGDPEEVRKMRGREMAMIFQDPLSAMHPYYTVGHQIVEAYRVHHPVDKKTAKKRAVELLDRVGIPEPAKRFDNYPHEFSGGMRQRAMIAMALVNNPELLIADEPTTALDVTVQAQILDLMRDLQKEFGSAVIIITHDLGVVAELADDILVMYGGRCVERGPAESVFYEPQHPYTWGLLGSMPRIDREQTERLIPVKGNPPSLINVPSGCAFNPRCPYADVPKGGITRTQRPELTLVGERHHSACHMPQEERTRIWTEEIAPKL, encoded by the coding sequence ATGACGGACAAGCTGACGAAGACCGGCGCGGCGGTGGGAGAGCCCGTCGACACCGGGAAGTCCGCCCCCTCCGAAGCCTTCCTCGACGTACGCGACCTGAAGATCCACTTCCCGACCGACGACGGTCTGGTGAAGTCGGTCGACGGCCTCAGCTTCCAGCTGGAGAAGGGCAAGACCCTCGGCATCGTGGGCGAGTCCGGCTCCGGCAAGTCGGTCACCTCGCTCGGCATCATGGGCCTGCACACGGTCGGCCAGTACGGCCGGCAGAAGGCCAAGATCTCCGGCGAGATCTGGCTGAACGGGCGCGAGCTCCTCTCCGGCGACCCGGAAGAGGTCCGCAAGATGCGCGGCCGCGAGATGGCGATGATCTTCCAGGACCCGCTGTCCGCGATGCACCCGTACTACACGGTCGGCCACCAGATCGTGGAGGCGTACCGCGTCCACCACCCCGTGGACAAGAAGACGGCGAAGAAGCGGGCCGTCGAACTCCTCGACCGGGTCGGCATCCCCGAGCCCGCCAAGCGGTTCGACAACTACCCGCACGAGTTCTCCGGCGGCATGCGCCAGCGCGCGATGATCGCCATGGCGCTCGTCAACAACCCCGAGCTCCTCATCGCCGACGAGCCCACCACGGCGCTCGACGTGACCGTCCAGGCCCAGATCCTCGACCTGATGCGCGACCTCCAGAAGGAGTTCGGCTCCGCGGTCATCATCATCACGCACGACCTCGGCGTCGTCGCCGAGCTCGCCGACGACATCCTCGTGATGTACGGCGGGCGCTGCGTCGAGCGCGGACCGGCCGAGTCCGTCTTCTACGAGCCGCAGCACCCCTACACCTGGGGCCTGCTCGGCTCGATGCCGCGGATCGACCGCGAGCAGACCGAGCGGCTCATCCCGGTCAAGGGCAACCCGCCCAGCCTCATCAACGTCCCGAGCGGCTGCGCCTTCAACCCCCGCTGCCCGTACGCCGACGTCCCCAAGGGCGGCATCACGCGCACCCAGCGCCCCGAGCTGACCCTCGTCGGAGAGCGTCACCACTCGGCCTGCCACATGCCGCAGGAGGAGCGCACCCGCATCTGGACCGAAGAGATTGCGCCGAAGCTGTGA
- a CDS encoding cysteine desulfurase family protein: MAYLDHAATTPMLPEAIEAMTAQLAVTGNASSLHAAGRRARRTVEEGRETLAAALGARPSEVVLTSGGTEADNLAVKGLYWARRDADPRRTRVLASPVEHHAVLDAVDWLATHEGADVEYLPVDRHGRVHPDALREAIARDPESVALATVMWANNEIGTIMPVRELADVAAEFGVPLHADAVQAVGQVPVDFAASGLAAMTVSGHKIGGPYGIGALLLGREHTPVPVLHGGGQERHVRSGTLDVPAVAAFAVAARLAAERQEEFAREVGALRDELVTAVRTLVPDAILGGDPVERLPANAHFTFPGCEGDSLLLLLDAAGIACSTGSACTAGIAQPSHVLLATGTDPDLARGTLRFSLGHTSTKEDVAAVAGAIGPAVERARTAGLS; the protein is encoded by the coding sequence ATGGCTTACCTCGACCACGCCGCGACCACGCCCATGCTCCCCGAGGCGATCGAGGCGATGACCGCCCAGCTCGCCGTCACGGGCAACGCCTCCTCCCTGCACGCCGCCGGCCGGCGGGCCAGGCGGACCGTCGAGGAGGGGCGCGAGACGCTCGCCGCCGCGCTCGGCGCGCGGCCGAGCGAGGTTGTCCTCACCTCCGGCGGCACGGAGGCCGACAACCTCGCCGTGAAGGGCCTGTACTGGGCCCGCCGCGACGCCGACCCCCGCCGCACCCGCGTCCTGGCCAGCCCGGTCGAGCACCACGCCGTCCTCGACGCCGTCGACTGGCTGGCGACCCACGAGGGTGCCGACGTCGAGTACCTGCCCGTCGACCGCCACGGCCGCGTCCACCCCGACGCCCTCCGCGAGGCGATCGCCCGCGACCCCGAGTCCGTCGCCCTGGCCACCGTCATGTGGGCGAACAACGAGATCGGCACGATCATGCCGGTCCGTGAACTCGCCGACGTCGCCGCCGAGTTCGGCGTCCCCCTGCACGCCGACGCCGTCCAGGCCGTCGGTCAGGTCCCGGTCGACTTCGCCGCCTCCGGGCTCGCCGCGATGACCGTGTCCGGCCACAAGATCGGCGGCCCGTACGGCATCGGCGCCCTGCTCCTGGGCCGCGAGCACACCCCCGTACCCGTCCTGCACGGCGGCGGCCAGGAGCGGCACGTCCGCTCCGGCACCCTCGACGTGCCGGCCGTCGCCGCCTTCGCCGTCGCCGCCCGGCTCGCCGCCGAACGGCAGGAGGAGTTCGCCCGCGAGGTCGGCGCCCTGCGCGACGAGCTCGTCACCGCCGTACGGACGCTCGTCCCCGACGCGATCCTCGGCGGCGACCCGGTCGAGCGGCTCCCCGCCAACGCCCACTTCACCTTCCCCGGCTGCGAGGGCGACTCCCTGCTCCTGCTGCTCGACGCGGCCGGCATCGCCTGCTCCACCGGCTCCGCCTGCACCGCCGGCATCGCCCAGCCCAGCCACGTCCTGCTCGCCACCGGCACCGACCCGGACCTGGCCCGGGGCACCCTGCGCTTCTCCCTCGGCCACACCTCCACGAAGGAGGACGTGGCGGCGGTCGCCGGGGCGATCGGCCCGGCCGTGGAGCGGGCCCGCACGGCCGGCCTCAGCTGA
- the mnmA gene encoding tRNA 2-thiouridine(34) synthase MnmA has protein sequence MTKTPLRVLAAMSGGVDSAVAAARAAEAGHDVTGVHLALSANPQSFRTGARGCCTIEDSRDARRAADVIGIPFYVWDLAERFREDVVDDFVAEYEAGRTPNPCLRCNEKIKFAALLDKALALGFDAVCTGHYATVVLNEDGTRELHRASDMAKDQSYVLGVLDEKQLAHAMFPLGDTLTTKDEIRAEAERRGLAVAKKPDSHDICFIADGDTQGFLAARLGKAEGDIVDEAGTKVGTHEGAYGFTIGQRKGLRIGHPAADGKPRYVLDISPVNNTVTVGPAEALDVTALTAIKPRWCGTAPEGPGRYTAQLRAHGGETPVSAELEDGELRVVFDEPVRGVAPGQAIVLYDGTRVVGSATIAATTRRTTATTSVTTSA, from the coding sequence ATGACTAAGACTCCTCTCCGCGTCCTCGCCGCCATGTCGGGCGGAGTGGACTCCGCCGTCGCCGCCGCCCGCGCCGCCGAAGCCGGTCACGACGTCACCGGCGTGCACCTGGCCCTCTCCGCGAACCCGCAGTCCTTCCGCACCGGAGCACGCGGCTGCTGCACGATCGAGGACTCGCGCGACGCGCGCCGGGCGGCCGACGTCATCGGCATCCCCTTCTACGTGTGGGACCTCGCCGAGCGGTTCCGCGAGGACGTCGTCGACGACTTCGTCGCGGAGTACGAGGCGGGCCGCACGCCCAACCCCTGCCTGCGCTGCAACGAGAAGATCAAGTTCGCGGCGCTGCTCGACAAGGCGCTCGCCCTCGGCTTCGACGCGGTCTGCACCGGCCACTACGCCACCGTCGTCCTGAACGAGGACGGCACCCGCGAGCTGCACCGGGCCTCCGACATGGCCAAGGACCAGTCGTACGTCCTCGGCGTGCTCGACGAGAAGCAGCTCGCGCACGCGATGTTCCCGCTCGGCGACACCCTCACCACCAAGGACGAGATCCGGGCGGAGGCCGAGCGGCGCGGGCTCGCGGTCGCGAAGAAGCCCGACAGCCACGACATCTGCTTCATCGCCGACGGCGACACCCAGGGCTTCCTCGCCGCCCGCCTGGGCAAGGCGGAGGGCGACATCGTCGACGAGGCCGGGACGAAGGTCGGCACCCACGAGGGCGCGTACGGCTTCACCATCGGCCAGCGCAAGGGCCTGCGGATCGGCCACCCGGCCGCGGACGGCAAGCCCCGCTACGTCCTCGACATCTCGCCCGTGAACAACACGGTCACCGTCGGCCCCGCCGAGGCCCTCGACGTCACCGCCCTCACCGCGATCAAGCCCCGCTGGTGCGGCACCGCCCCCGAGGGCCCCGGCCGCTACACCGCGCAGCTCCGTGCCCACGGCGGCGAGACGCCGGTGAGCGCGGAACTGGAGGACGGCGAGCTGAGGGTCGTCTTCGACGAGCCCGTCCGCGGCGTGGCCCCCGGCCAGGCGATCGTCCTGTACGACGGCACGCGCGTGGTGGGCTCGGCGACGATCGCGGCGACGACCCGGCGCACGACCGCGACGACGAGCGTGACGACGAGCGCCTAG